A window from bacterium encodes these proteins:
- the bamE gene encoding outer membrane protein assembly factor BamE, whose product MTIRISSALLLCAALACSTSGSHFDPDSVVRIEPKRSTQADVEQIFGKPTSLRTRSNGTSRYIYEYTEEINRDTGTLSRIGRWIGILIGGRPVFSPINVQYKNSIRHRLTVLFDRDGVVEDYTYERTDKPTRRVY is encoded by the coding sequence GTGACGATCCGAATCAGTTCTGCCCTACTGCTTTGCGCGGCGCTCGCCTGCTCGACTTCGGGCAGTCATTTCGATCCCGACAGCGTGGTGCGGATCGAACCCAAGCGCAGCACTCAGGCGGACGTCGAGCAGATCTTCGGTAAACCCACGTCGCTGCGAACGCGCTCAAACGGCACGTCGCGCTACATCTACGAGTACACCGAGGAGATCAACCGGGATACGGGCACTCTGAGCCGCATCGGGCGCTGGATCGGGATACTGATTGGTGGTCGCCCCGTCTTTTCCCCGATCAACGTCCAGTACAAGAACAGCATCCGTCACCGCCTGACGGTCCTGTTCGACCGCGACGGCGTCGTCGAAGACTACACCTACGAGCGCACCGATAAACCCACCAGGCGGGTCTACTGA